The Alkalihalobacillus sp. TS-13 genomic interval CAAGATTCATGAATACACATTGGTTGAATCCAGCTTACTTGATCCCGCTGGTCGAAGTAAGTCCATCGAATGAAACGAGTAAAGAATCTTTGCAAGAAATGTTTTCATTGCTTGAAAGCATAGGAAAGGTTCCGGTTGAATGCAAACCTTCACCAGGCTTCATCGTTCCGAGAATCCAAGCGCTCGCCATGAATGAGGCATCCCGTCTAGTCGAAGAGGGAGTAGCCTCTGTAGAGGATATCGACAAAGCTTCAAAGGTAGGTTTTGGAATCAGGTTCGCAGTGCTTGGATTGTTGGAGTTCATCGATTGGGGAGGCGCAGACACACTATTCCATGCGAGTAATTATTTGCAACATTCAATGGAGGATGACCGTTTTGAAACTCCAGAAATCATCAAGAAAAAGATGGCTGATGGGGAAATCGGCATGAAAGCGAGGAAGGGGTTTTATTCCTTTGATGAAACAACGATCAATGACTATCAAATCCAGACCCTCCAAAAGTTCATTGACCTTATGAAACACTTAGGATTAATGGAAGATAACCAGTTTCATAAGGGAATGACTGGTTTCAAGGAAGCAGATCGTATTCAGAATTAATCGAAGGGAATGTGGAAAAGCGTTCATGAAAATGAAAAAAACATTCTATTTAGTCGTATTAACATGTTTACTCGTCCTATCTTCCGCTTGTTCAGCGCAAAGTTCAGGTGGAGAAGGATCCGATATCACGCTTAATGCAGTCAGTTTCTTAGCCAAGGACCATCCTTTGACAGCGACATTACATGACTGGAAAGATAGGGTGGAAGAAGCAACGGATGGAAGAGTGAAAGTCAATTGGAGAGGCGGGGCTGATGTCATTCCGATTGGTGAACAATTCGAAGCCATGCAATCTGGTGCAATCGATATTAATTTCACTTACATTGGGCAATATCAATCCCTTATGCCTGAATCCTTAAGTATAGCCCTTTCTCAATTCCAACCGTGGGAAGAACGTGAACAGGGATTCTATGACTATATGGTTGAACGTCATAAGGAATTGGACGTGATGTATATCGGACGATGGCTTACTGGGTCTCCAAGATTATGGCTGAATGAACCGATTGATGCTGTATCCGATTTGAAAGGGATGTCGATCCGTTCTGCACCTAACTACAATCGTTTCTTTGAAGCATTAGGAATCAATTCCAAAATGATCGATCCTTCAGAAGTTTATACTTCGCTTCAAACAGGTGTCGTCAAGGGATTTGTTTATGGGGGATTCAGTGGTCCAAGGAAAGATGGGTGGACAGATTCTACTAAATATGTAGTGGATCACCCATTCTGGACTCAAAATTGCGTAATTTTGATGAATAATAGCAAGTGGGGAGACATTTCAGAAGAAGATCAAAAAGCCATCATAGAGGCGACAGCTGAGTATGAGGAATATATGGTGGACTATTACAAGAAACAGGATAAGAAGGAGATTGAAGAATTGAAGGCAAATGGTGTCGAGTTGATTGAATTGCCAGAGCCAGAAGCGGAAAAATTCCTGGAAACGGCCTATGAAACGGAGTGGAAACATTTAGAGGGAGAAGTACCTGAATTGGTTGATAAATTAAGAGAGTTGACGACAAAGCCGGATTAAGAAACGAAACCCCTGTGCAAAAGAAATGAGCTGTTGAATTTAAATTCAGCAGCTCATTTTTTAATTGTTCGATTTTCTTACCTATTTTTTGTTATCGAATGAGGCTTGGCAGCCAAAGTGAAAGGGAAGGGAAGAGGATCAGGATGAGCATCAGTATCCCATTTAATAGTATGAAGGGGATGACCGATTTATAAATCTGTACCATTGTAATTGAATCATCAGGCACAACAGCCTTCATTGCGAATAGATCCATTCCGAATGGTGGCGTTATGGTAGCCATTTGCATGTTTAGTAACATGATGACACCAAACCATAAAGGGTCGAATCCCATGCCACCAGCGATCGGCATCAATACTGGGAGGGTCATCATCATGATCGAAAGGGGCTCCATAAAACAACCCAGAATCAATAAGGAGATCTGTAGCAGAATTAAAATGACCAAAGGTGGATAATTCAAATTACTTACAAGTTGGACGAGCCCCTGGGTGACCCCTGTATAGCTCAAGATTTGTCCGAATGTGGTTGAACCGACAATGATCATGAAGATCATGACACTGGACTTGAAGGTCCCGGTCAATGAATCCCGGATGCTTTTCCATGTCAGTCCACCATAAAAATAGGATAGGATGACAGTTCCTATAGCTCCTAATGCTGCACTTTGTGTAGGTGTCCCGAACCCTAATATGATGACACCTAATAGGAGGAATACGATGATCCCTAATGGGAGTATGTATTTTACTGTATCCATTATTTTTTCAGACAATGGAATCTTTTCTACCTCATAAGTCGGGGCGAGGCCTGGCTGTAAAAAACTGCGAATGACGATATAGAAGAGAAATAAGGTTGCTAATAAAATACCTGGGAGTACGATTGCAATTAAAAAATGACCGACAGGTATAGAAGCTAATGAAGCTAATAAAATGCCCAATGCTGTAGGTGGGATCATGGTCGCCAGACCGGCACTGCCGAGAATCGGACCGACTGACATCGTATGACTATAGCCTTTCTTCTGCATATCCGGTACCAATAGGGAACCTAATAGCGCGGTACTTGCTACGCTTGAACCGCTGAGTACAGAAAAAAAGGAACCACTTCCAACCGCAACAATGCTTAATCGACCAGGCAAACGACCAAACCACTTACCGATTGTTTCGAATACTTTGACCCCAAGTCCTGTCCTGAACATGATTTCTCCCATTAAAATGAACATCGGAATAGGCAATAAAGAGAACTTTGATACAGAATCGAAAATATTCAAGACAAGCTGATTGATTCCAGCGGTACCATTCCAAAGCAACATAGCGCCAATCAAATTGACTGTCAAGAACGAAAATGCGATTGGCAATCCGATGATAAAGAGCAGAAAAAGGGCTCCGAATATATAAAGGATGACGATCCACCAATCCATTACATTCGACTCCTAATCCCTATTTTTGGTAAAAACGTCATGAGATTTCTTAAAAATTGTACGGACAAAAGCATAAAACCGATCGGTATGATGACAATCAATAAATAACGTGGGATTTGGAGAATAGCATCTGTATGGACCCCTTTGACATACATCTCCAGAGTTGCTAGAAATCCAAAAACGGTGATGACCAATGAAATGCCAAAACCGATAAGGGAGCTGATTAATCCGAATAGGTTCTTGAGTCGATCTGGTACATGATTCAACACAAGGTCAAAGTGGATATGGCCACCTTCCCTCAGTAACCAGGCTGCCCCTAAAAAGGTAAGGAACACCAACAGATACTCTGTAACTTCCAAAACCCAGGGGATGGATCGGTTTAATAGATTGGAAGTCAGCACATCGATAATGATCAATAGACCGATGATGACAAGGATGGATTTCCCGATCGAAGCCATCAGGTCTAATAAGACGTTGAAAAATCTACTTAGTTTATTCAATATGGACAACCTCCTTCAATCAAGCTGTTAACCGACTACGACTATTACCAAGAAGAAATCAGCGAAAAAAGCATCGACTCAAAATTGATTCGCTTTTTGTTGAAGTTGTCTACTCACATGGTAGGAAGCGGTCGTGTTGGCTTCGACTTCTTCAAGCGTTGTATCGCCGATCAATTCTGTAAGTTCATAACCATTTCCATTCCATTTGAATATGGCAAGGTCGGTGATGATCATGTCAGCTCGACGTGTCGAGGTGATGGGGTAGATGCACTCGTCGACAAATTTGGGTGATCCGTCTTTGGCGACATGGTTGGTTGTAATGATGATTTTTTTAGCACCGACAAGCAGATCCATAGCCCCGCCGACCCCGATGATATCTTTTCCAGGTATCGCCCAATTCGCGACTCGCCCGTGGGAATCGACCTGAAGGGCACCAAGGATGGCGACATCCACGTGGCCGCCCCGTATCATCGCAAACGAATCGGCACTATGGAAGTACGATGCACCAATGGCTTCACCGACTGGAAGTTTTCCGGCGTTGACGAGTAGCGGATCAACATCTTCCTCTTCGACATCGGTCACCCCAAGCAGGCCATTTTCAGTGTGTAAATAATAGTTTTCCTCATCCAGGTATTTAGCGACAAGAGTAGGAATTCCAATCCCCAGGTTGATGATGGAATGAGGAGTTAGTTGTTCAGCGGCTTTTTTGGCGATCAGTTCTTTCTTATCCAATTTCCTTCACCCCTTCTTTCGTCAAAATCAAACGACTGGTGATGATGGCATCGACAAACAGATGAGGCGTTACAATTTCCTCAGGAGACAATTCTCCTTCTCCAACGATTTCATCAACTTCTGCGATCACATAGTCAGCAGCCGTTGCCATTACAGGATTAAAGTTTCTGGCGGTTTTATAGAATACGAGATTCCCTTTCATATCGGATTTCCACGCCCTGATCAGCGCAACATCGGCTTTCAGGGGTTTTTCGAGTAGGTAGGTTTCACCGTCGATGACCTTCGTTTCTTTCCCTTTTGCTAAATCCGTTCCAGCTGCGGTTTTTGTATAAAAGCCACCAATTCCGGCTCCACCTGCACGAATGGCTTCTGAAAACGTTCCTTGAGGAAGCAATTCAAGCTCCAATTTGCCCTCATTGTACGACTTCGCTACATCCCGGTTACTTGTAAAATAAGAACCGACAGCTTTTTTAAGTTTTCCTTGTTGTAACAGTATCCCTAAGCCTTTTCCACTTTCTCCGACATTGTTGCTGATAACTGTCAGTTCCCGAGCATCATGACGTGTAAGTTCATTGATCAGAGTCAGCGGACTTCCGATGAGACCGAATCCGCCAACCATCAGAATATCGCCTGTTTTAACGTTCTGAATGGCATCTTCAGGTTCCATTATTTTGGTAGCGCTCATGTGTTCACTCCTTTTCTTGATAAAAATCCCTGGATCTGTTGGGAGATTTCAGGTTGCCGATTGAAAACCAATTCATAATGATTGACTGGTGTGTATTCAATCATCGACTCCTTTAAGAAGCCATTCATTTTTGTATAGGAAGACTCCTGAAACAATGCCCTTTTGTTCCCCAATCGCCCGGTAGCGATAAGAAGGAAAATATCGCAATTGATAGAAGGAAATATGTTTTCCGGGGCAAAAGAATAGAAGCTTTCGAAATCTTGCTCAAGGAGGGAAGGATCAGATTTATTTTCCCATGTCTCTCCCTGACGCTTGATTTCATACCTTAAAATCTCCTCCATGGTATCTGTCCACTCTATGGACAAGCTTGTGTATAGCTTCCTGGTTTCTTCCACATATTCTTCTGGAGAGGAGTAGCTTTTTTTCAACCGGTTCAACGAAGGGAGGACCAGTTCTCGTGTAACACTGTCCGCCTCTCCGGCACCATCTAACAAAATGAGCGCTTCAACATCAGATAGCCGGCTTGCTGCAATCGAGCCGATATAAGCCCCCATGGAGTAGCCCATGAGGATCGGCTTATCGATCTTCAACGTATCGATGAGGTCAAGAAGATCGTCCGCATGTGTAAATATCGATGTATTTGCATCTGCTGGATCACTATTTCCACGTCCACGGATGTCGTAACTGATAAATCGATAGGATCCCGATAAAGCTTCCTTGTAATGATGGAATTGCAGGTGGTTCCCAGTAAGCCCGTGGATCCCTATAATCGTTCCTTTTTCACCTGGGGTATCATGGATATAGAAGGTTTGTCCCTTTTCAGTCGTTACATAACGTTCCATTCATTGACTCTTCCTTTCTTTTAAAAGATAAGCGGTGAAGTAATGTCTAGCTCCATCGCCCAACCACTTGGTCCACTTTAGACCTCCTGCGACAGCCTCCTCGTCGGACTTCCAGTGACCTTCGTGGCTGAACAGGGTGCTTGCGCTTTTCTTTCTAATCGACGGTATAAATCGAGTAGTTGACTTTTCCGGGAAGTCTGATGCCTCGGGAGACGAAAATCCTGCGGTTCAGCCAGTCATATTTTATTGAAGCTGTTTCAAAGATCGGAGAGGTTCGGAAATAATAGTCACCAGGGTCGACAAGTTCATTGTTATCCAGCCTTTGCAAGGTCTCAGGTTCACCAGTACGAATACCACGGTAGGTCATCATAATGAGATCTCCTTCTCCCGTTTTTAATAGAATCCGAACATCTTGAATAATCGTTCCGTCTTCACGGACAGTAATCCAATCATCTCCGCCAGGAATGACATCAGCATTCAATTGATCTCCCCGTAAAGCGCCACCTGACACTCGGATGATCCTGCGGTTTCCAATAGGGGTGTTTCCAGGAAGGTGGGCACCCTCTACAGTCAATTCCATGTCACATAGAAAGGATAAAGAGGGAGGTGGTAAATGTTCCATGATTCACTGCTCCTTTTCGATCTTTCTTCGATACTTGGACACTTTCTCTTCGTCCAGTTCAATTCCTAATCCGGGTCGATCCGAAACGTAAATAAAACCATCTTTAATAGAGAGTGGTTCCATCACTGGATCGTCGGCGAGCCAATCGGGCCCGAACAGTTCACATCCGTAGTCCAAATTCGGGATGGAACCATAGGCATGAAGGCAAGCTGCTGTACCGATTGAACTTTCGAGGGAAGTTCCACCGAAACATGGGATGCCAGCTGCATCAGCGATCCCTGCAATCTTAACTGTATTTTTCATGCCACCGGATTTGTGGATTTTTAAGGAAAAGATATCTGCTGCCTTTTCTTTCGCAAGGCGTAAGGCGTCTTGAGGTGAGGCCAGGCTCTCATCAGCCATGATCGGCACTTTTTTCATTGAAGAAAGCAGGGATGCGCCATCGATATCCTGTGGCGGTAGCGGTTGTTCAAGGAAATCGATGCCTGCTTCAAAAAAGGAATCCATCCATTTCATCGTGGTCAACCGGTCCCATGAACCGTTAGGATCAATACCAATGGTAGAATGGTTCCTCAGGCCATCAGCAATACGGATGGAACGTCTTGCATCATCTTCAGGCGCCTCTTTCCCAGATTTCGTTTTGAATGTCTGATAATGGCCGGATAAGACGGAATCCTTTCCTTCTTCAATATCACCTTCAGGGGTTCCGGAAGCCAGCGCCCAGCGTACGGGAATTTTGTCTTGATGAAGCCCGCCTAACAACTGATGGACTGGAACGCTATACATTTTTCCTAAGGCATCAAAAAGGGCCATTTCGATCGTAGCTTTGGCAAAAGCATTCCCACGGATATGACGATCCAATGTTTGTAATACCTTTTCAACATAAGTCGGATCTTCCTCTAGTAATAGAGGAGAAGCATACTGGTCGATGACGAGTTTCATCGTTTCGACACTCTCACCATTCCACCAGATTCCAGGGGTTGTACCTTCCCCGACCCCGATGATCCCGTTACTTAATTCCAATCGAAGGAGGGCAAAACTTTTAGATGAGACTTGGACAGTGGAAAATTGGTGCGGACGTTTGATCGGGATATCGAGTATTTCCGTGGTTAGGCTTTTTATCGTTGGCATATAGGACCTCCATTTATATACACTGCAAACAAAAAAGGGGAGGGGACATCGTAAAATGCCCCATACCCATGCGGTTCTATTTTGTTATTCAGGGCGCATCACAAAGTTAAGGGAAGCTTCTTTATAATCGCCTTTATCGACCAGCTCCGTCATCAGGTCTCCCCTGACACCGTCAGCCACATCCGTTTCGAGCCATTCATCACCTTCAAAGAAAACCTGGGTGATAAGGGTTTCATGTCCTTCTGCTTCGAATTTTAA includes:
- a CDS encoding 3-hydroxybutyryl-CoA dehydrogenase, whose protein sequence is MKPSKGVIAIAGAGRMGRGIALTFAYQGYQVKLLDIKNRDTEEFQQLKTTVFHEIKNQLDVLVLGDVILRDSIPAILDRIEVSSIHTDNEASWKESEILFEAVPEALEIKEEVFKCICPHLSPTAMIASTTSSFSANELAEFVTTKARFMNTHWLNPAYLIPLVEVSPSNETSKESLQEMFSLLESIGKVPVECKPSPGFIVPRIQALAMNEASRLVEEGVASVEDIDKASKVGFGIRFAVLGLLEFIDWGGADTLFHASNYLQHSMEDDRFETPEIIKKKMADGEIGMKARKGFYSFDETTINDYQIQTLQKFIDLMKHLGLMEDNQFHKGMTGFKEADRIQN
- the dctP gene encoding TRAP transporter substrate-binding protein DctP, which codes for MKMKKTFYLVVLTCLLVLSSACSAQSSGGEGSDITLNAVSFLAKDHPLTATLHDWKDRVEEATDGRVKVNWRGGADVIPIGEQFEAMQSGAIDINFTYIGQYQSLMPESLSIALSQFQPWEEREQGFYDYMVERHKELDVMYIGRWLTGSPRLWLNEPIDAVSDLKGMSIRSAPNYNRFFEALGINSKMIDPSEVYTSLQTGVVKGFVYGGFSGPRKDGWTDSTKYVVDHPFWTQNCVILMNNSKWGDISEEDQKAIIEATAEYEEYMVDYYKKQDKKEIEELKANGVELIELPEPEAEKFLETAYETEWKHLEGEVPELVDKLRELTTKPD
- a CDS encoding TRAP transporter large permease subunit, translated to MDWWIVILYIFGALFLLFIIGLPIAFSFLTVNLIGAMLLWNGTAGINQLVLNIFDSVSKFSLLPIPMFILMGEIMFRTGLGVKVFETIGKWFGRLPGRLSIVAVGSGSFFSVLSGSSVASTALLGSLLVPDMQKKGYSHTMSVGPILGSAGLATMIPPTALGILLASLASIPVGHFLIAIVLPGILLATLFLFYIVIRSFLQPGLAPTYEVEKIPLSEKIMDTVKYILPLGIIVFLLLGVIILGFGTPTQSAALGAIGTVILSYFYGGLTWKSIRDSLTGTFKSSVMIFMIIVGSTTFGQILSYTGVTQGLVQLVSNLNYPPLVILILLQISLLILGCFMEPLSIMMMTLPVLMPIAGGMGFDPLWFGVIMLLNMQMATITPPFGMDLFAMKAVVPDDSITMVQIYKSVIPFILLNGILMLILILFPSLSLWLPSLIR
- a CDS encoding TRAP transporter small permease, whose protein sequence is MNKLSRFFNVLLDLMASIGKSILVIIGLLIIIDVLTSNLLNRSIPWVLEVTEYLLVFLTFLGAAWLLREGGHIHFDLVLNHVPDRLKNLFGLISSLIGFGISLVITVFGFLATLEMYVKGVHTDAILQIPRYLLIVIIPIGFMLLSVQFLRNLMTFLPKIGIRSRM
- a CDS encoding 3-oxoacid CoA-transferase subunit B, producing the protein MDKKELIAKKAAEQLTPHSIINLGIGIPTLVAKYLDEENYYLHTENGLLGVTDVEEEDVDPLLVNAGKLPVGEAIGASYFHSADSFAMIRGGHVDVAILGALQVDSHGRVANWAIPGKDIIGVGGAMDLLVGAKKIIITTNHVAKDGSPKFVDECIYPITSTRRADMIITDLAIFKWNGNGYELTELIGDTTLEEVEANTTASYHVSRQLQQKANQF
- a CDS encoding CoA transferase subunit A, whose protein sequence is MSATKIMEPEDAIQNVKTGDILMVGGFGLIGSPLTLINELTRHDARELTVISNNVGESGKGLGILLQQGKLKKAVGSYFTSNRDVAKSYNEGKLELELLPQGTFSEAIRAGGAGIGGFYTKTAAGTDLAKGKETKVIDGETYLLEKPLKADVALIRAWKSDMKGNLVFYKTARNFNPVMATAADYVIAEVDEIVGEGELSPEEIVTPHLFVDAIITSRLILTKEGVKEIG
- a CDS encoding alpha/beta fold hydrolase, with amino-acid sequence MERYVTTEKGQTFYIHDTPGEKGTIIGIHGLTGNHLQFHHYKEALSGSYRFISYDIRGRGNSDPADANTSIFTHADDLLDLIDTLKIDKPILMGYSMGAYIGSIAASRLSDVEALILLDGAGEADSVTRELVLPSLNRLKKSYSSPEEYVEETRKLYTSLSIEWTDTMEEILRYEIKRQGETWENKSDPSLLEQDFESFYSFAPENIFPSINCDIFLLIATGRLGNKRALFQESSYTKMNGFLKESMIEYTPVNHYELVFNRQPEISQQIQGFLSRKGVNT
- a CDS encoding DUF3237 domain-containing protein; its protein translation is MEHLPPPSLSFLCDMELTVEGAHLPGNTPIGNRRIIRVSGGALRGDQLNADVIPGGDDWITVREDGTIIQDVRILLKTGEGDLIMMTYRGIRTGEPETLQRLDNNELVDPGDYYFRTSPIFETASIKYDWLNRRIFVSRGIRLPGKVNYSIYTVD
- a CDS encoding muconate/chloromuconate family cycloisomerase, translated to MPTIKSLTTEILDIPIKRPHQFSTVQVSSKSFALLRLELSNGIIGVGEGTTPGIWWNGESVETMKLVIDQYASPLLLEEDPTYVEKVLQTLDRHIRGNAFAKATIEMALFDALGKMYSVPVHQLLGGLHQDKIPVRWALASGTPEGDIEEGKDSVLSGHYQTFKTKSGKEAPEDDARRSIRIADGLRNHSTIGIDPNGSWDRLTTMKWMDSFFEAGIDFLEQPLPPQDIDGASLLSSMKKVPIMADESLASPQDALRLAKEKAADIFSLKIHKSGGMKNTVKIAGIADAAGIPCFGGTSLESSIGTAACLHAYGSIPNLDYGCELFGPDWLADDPVMEPLSIKDGFIYVSDRPGLGIELDEEKVSKYRRKIEKEQ